In Dermacentor variabilis isolate Ectoservices chromosome 7, ASM5094787v1, whole genome shotgun sequence, a genomic segment contains:
- the LOC142588206 gene encoding serpin B9-like, with translation MPRWRSIGRSARSLENRGKKQWRGMIPASLSVSRRAIDIAAAQAMASAGSASPMRTQLGTTSPPTPGTPTTGRPFCTLTDFGLKLVSYALQESQDANVCLSPFGVAVALGMAIVGSGDATTAQVVHALGAIDSNNLYRTCERILSMLNGAMPNTKVSLGSRIYVSKEIPVLPEFRETLVETFSCDLGRLNFKENPQAAAQEINAWAAQATDGNLTQLMREGDVSASTRLLLVSAIYFRGVWSEPFYGPVKAPFYVSNRETAQVDTMESCRTALYCRSTHIPCEALELSYVCRSLSLLLILPDRHVPLGKLVAALNYSTVRRLLKDLKPVTSMAVWIPRFRLQKSYEMVPALKALGITNLFDDHIVDLSRMTGARSGLCVDNFIHEALFDTTEEGVGEATRPPNPLDASMIAFRANRPFLYVLMHHYNHSIVYMGAVCRP, from the exons ATGCCAAGGTGGAGGAGTATTGGGCGGAGTGCACGCAGTCTGGAAAACAGAGGAAAGAAACAATGGCGCGGAATGATTCCCGCGAGCCTCTCAGTCAGCCGCCGGGCCATCGACATCGCGGCCGCACAGGCGATGGCGTcggccggcagtgcgagcccaaTGCGGACCCAGCTGGGCACCACGTCGCCCCCGACGCCGGGCACACCGACGACGGGGCGGCCCTTCTGCACCCTGACCGACTTCGGGCTGAAGCTGGTGTCGTACGCGCTGCAGGAGTCCCAGGATGCCAACGTGTGCCTGTCGCCGTTCGGCGTGGCCGTCGCCCTGGGAATGGCCATCGTGGGCAGCGGCGACGCCACCACCGCGCAGGTGGTGCACGCCCTGGGCGCCATCGACTCCAACAACCTGTACCGCACCTGCGAGAGGATACTGTCCATGCTTAACGGCGCCATGCCCAACACAAAG GTGTCGCTGGGCAGCAGGATATACGTGTCCAAGGAAATACCGGTGCTGCCAGAGTTCAGGGAGACGCTGGTGGAGACCTTCTCGTGCGACCTGGGCCGGCTCAACTTCAAGGAGAACCCGCAGGCGGCCGCCCAGGAGATCAACGCTTGGGCCGCCCAG GCGACCGACGGCAACCTGACGCAACTGATGCGAGAAGGCGACGTGTCGGCGAGCACTCGACTCTTGCTGGTCAGCGCCATCTACTTTCGGGGTGTATGGAGCGAGCCCTTTTACGGACCCGTCAAGGCGCCTTTCTACGTCAGCAACAGGGAGACG GCGCAAGTGGACACGATGGAGTCGTGTCGCACGGCTCTCTACTGCCGCAGCACGCACATCCCGTGCGAGGCGCTCGAACTGTCCTACGTCTGCCGCTCGCTGAGCCTGCTGCTGATTCTGCCCGACCGGCACGTTCCGCTGGGCAAGCTGGTGGCCGCGCTCAACTACAGCACCGTGCGCCGCCTGCTCAAGGACCTCAAACCGGTGACGTCGATGGCCGTGTGGATTCCGCGCTTCCGGCTGCAGAAGTCGTACGAGATGGTGCCGGCGCTGAAGGCACTCGGCATCACCAACCTGTTCGACGACCACATCGTCGACCTGAGCCGCATGACGGGCGCACGCTCGGGCCTCTGCGTCGACAACTTCATCCACGAGGCGCTGTTCGACACCACCGAAGAAGGGGTGGGCGAAGCGACCCGGCCGCCGAACCCGCTCGATGCCTCCATGATCGCGTTCCGTGCCAACAGGCCGTTTCTGTACGTGCTGATGCACCACTACAACCACTCCATCGTCTACATGGGCGCCGTCTGCAGACCGTGA